The proteins below are encoded in one region of Peptoniphilus sp. GNH:
- the topA gene encoding type I DNA topoisomerase translates to MATNLVIVESPTKAKTIKKILGKSYKVMASVGHIRDLPKSTLGIDIEKDFEPKYINIRGKGDLIKELKKEAKNSKNIYLATDPDREGEAIAWHLAHILDLDPKDKVRVAFNEITKKTVTDEIKSPRSIDLDLVDAQQGRRVLDRLMGYKISPILWKKIKSGLSAGRVQSVALKIICDREQEIRDFVAEEFWTLEAELSKEKKKKKFTALYYGRRVDGKEEKVEPKKEEEVKRILKRIDKENFLIEEIKDGTAKRSPQKPFTTSTLQQEASRRLNFKTKKTMMIAQRLYEGIEIKGKGSIGLITYMRTDSTRVSDEAKAKCLAFIADEYGKDYLGYERRGKNQKGAQDAHECIRPADPFITPYSIKDYLSKDEFKLYSLIHQRFVASMMKDAAFKTQAVKINSNDEIFKARGRVLIFDGFLKAYSYGQEKDDLLPDLEEGERLKLWDLKEEQKFTQAPPRYNEASLIKYLEEKGIGRPSTYAPTISTIQSRYYVVLEDKKFLPTELGEAVNDLLSKYFKDMVNIDFSADLEESLDEIAEGKKQWKNLVEDVYSSLSKDLERADEDAKKVEVRDEVSDVICEKCGRNMVIKIGRFGKFLACPGFPECRNAKPLVEKIGVKCPKCKDGEIVKRRSKKGRIFFGCSNYPDCDFVTWNKPVDKFCPKCGKILTEVITRKSKMLKCSDSNCDYSEAVDEK, encoded by the coding sequence ATGGCAACAAATCTTGTAATTGTGGAGTCGCCTACAAAAGCAAAGACGATTAAAAAAATTTTGGGAAAATCTTATAAAGTTATGGCATCAGTCGGTCATATAAGAGATCTTCCCAAGTCAACCCTAGGAATAGATATAGAAAAGGACTTTGAACCCAAATATATAAATATAAGGGGCAAGGGAGATCTTATAAAGGAACTAAAGAAAGAGGCCAAAAACTCTAAAAATATTTATTTGGCAACTGACCCTGATAGGGAAGGCGAGGCGATTGCTTGGCATTTGGCTCATATTTTAGATTTGGACCCCAAGGATAAGGTGAGGGTTGCCTTTAATGAAATCACAAAAAAGACGGTCACAGATGAAATAAAAAGCCCCAGGTCCATAGATTTGGATTTGGTAGATGCCCAACAAGGTAGAAGAGTCCTAGACAGGCTTATGGGTTACAAAATTTCGCCCATACTTTGGAAAAAAATAAAAAGTGGTCTTTCTGCTGGCAGGGTGCAGTCTGTAGCTCTTAAAATAATTTGCGACAGAGAACAAGAAATAAGAGACTTTGTAGCAGAAGAATTTTGGACCTTGGAGGCCGAGCTTTCAAAAGAAAAGAAGAAAAAGAAATTTACTGCTCTTTACTATGGAAGAAGGGTAGATGGCAAAGAAGAGAAAGTTGAGCCAAAAAAAGAGGAAGAAGTAAAGCGGATTTTAAAAAGAATTGATAAGGAAAATTTCTTAATAGAAGAAATCAAGGATGGCACTGCTAAAAGGTCTCCCCAAAAGCCTTTCACAACATCAACCCTGCAACAAGAGGCTTCCAGAAGGCTCAATTTTAAAACTAAAAAAACTATGATGATAGCCCAAAGGCTTTATGAAGGAATTGAAATAAAGGGCAAGGGTTCTATTGGTCTTATAACTTATATGAGAACAGACTCTACCAGAGTATCGGATGAAGCCAAGGCCAAGTGTCTTGCTTTTATAGCGGATGAATACGGAAAAGACTATCTCGGATATGAAAGAAGAGGCAAAAATCAAAAGGGAGCTCAGGATGCCCATGAGTGTATAAGACCGGCAGATCCCTTTATTACACCTTATTCTATAAAAGATTATTTAAGCAAGGATGAGTTTAAGCTTTACAGCTTGATACATCAAAGGTTTGTGGCATCTATGATGAAGGATGCAGCATTTAAAACGCAGGCTGTAAAAATAAATTCAAATGACGAGATATTTAAAGCAAGAGGTCGGGTTTTGATTTTTGATGGTTTCTTAAAGGCCTATTCCTATGGACAAGAAAAGGATGACCTTCTACCAGACTTGGAAGAGGGTGAAAGATTAAAGCTTTGGGATTTAAAAGAAGAACAAAAATTTACCCAAGCTCCTCCTAGATACAATGAAGCGTCTCTTATAAAGTATTTGGAAGAAAAGGGAATAGGTAGGCCATCGACTTATGCACCGACAATTTCCACCATCCAATCTCGCTACTATGTAGTGTTAGAAGATAAGAAGTTCTTGCCGACTGAATTGGGAGAAGCTGTAAATGATCTTTTGAGCAAATATTTTAAAGATATGGTAAATATTGATTTCTCGGCTGACTTGGAAGAATCTTTAGACGAGATTGCCGAGGGCAAAAAACAATGGAAAAATTTGGTAGAAGATGTCTACTCCTCTCTATCTAAGGACTTAGAAAGAGCCGATGAGGATGCCAAAAAGGTCGAAGTCAGAGATGAGGTTTCTGATGTGATATGTGAAAAGTGCGGCCGCAACATGGTGATAAAAATTGGCAGATTTGGCAAATTTTTAGCTTGTCCAGGCTTTCCAGAATGTAGAAATGCCAAGCCACTTGTAGAAAAAATAGGAGTTAAATGCCCCAAGTGTAAGGATGGCGAGATAGTAAAGAGAAGATCCAAAAAAGGGAGAATATTCTTTGGTTGCTCTAATTATCCAGACTGTGATTTTGTAACATGGAATAAGCCAGTCGACAAATTTTGCCCAAAATGCGGCAAAATCCTTACAGAAGTCATTACAAGAAAAAGTAAAATGTTAAAATGTTCTGACTCCAATTGTGATTATAGTGAGGCAGTAGATGAAAAATAA
- the dprA gene encoding DNA-processing protein DprA translates to MDFKRELLVFLSSLDFENENIKAAYEKLEDLENFFEVDSESLEQILEGLGGFAKNRIIKYRSRQRVEKVLEICQKQNIQIITSLDDYFFDNLRMIENSPMLVYVKGEDLEITRGISIVGSRKPTAYGQMVVKSIIEGVVSLEPTIISGMAYGIDALAHENALENGLRTICVLGCGVDIIYPKRNKTIYERVLSSGGLIISEYPPKVEPRPHKFPLRNRIISALGEATIVVEAAEKSGSLITATYAASQGKEVFAVPGNINSINSKGCNKLIRDGASIYTSCEDLLEALPFKNKNKVNKEKVSLDMDQTLVYDLISKGISKFDDILEKTKYPTKRLNEIITILEMEDLIYASSFNEYEIVR, encoded by the coding sequence ATGGATTTTAAAAGAGAACTGCTAGTATTTCTATCTTCTTTAGACTTTGAAAATGAAAATATCAAAGCAGCCTATGAAAAGCTTGAAGACTTGGAAAATTTTTTCGAAGTAGACAGCGAAAGCTTGGAGCAAATTTTAGAAGGCCTTGGAGGATTTGCAAAAAATAGGATTATAAAATACAGATCCAGACAGAGAGTGGAGAAGGTATTAGAAATATGCCAAAAACAAAATATACAAATAATCACAAGTTTGGACGACTATTTTTTTGACAATTTGCGTATGATTGAAAATTCACCCATGTTAGTGTATGTTAAAGGGGAAGACTTGGAAATTACAAGGGGAATCTCCATAGTGGGTTCGAGAAAACCCACAGCCTATGGGCAGATGGTAGTAAAGTCAATAATAGAAGGAGTAGTAAGTCTTGAGCCTACCATAATAAGCGGTATGGCTTATGGCATTGATGCTCTTGCCCATGAGAATGCCTTAGAAAATGGCTTGAGGACAATTTGTGTTTTGGGTTGCGGGGTAGATATTATCTATCCCAAGAGAAACAAGACGATTTATGAAAGAGTTTTGTCATCTGGTGGGCTTATAATATCTGAATATCCACCAAAAGTTGAGCCAAGGCCCCACAAATTTCCTTTGAGAAATAGGATAATATCGGCACTTGGAGAGGCTACTATCGTGGTTGAAGCCGCTGAAAAATCAGGCTCCCTCATCACAGCGACCTATGCGGCAAGCCAAGGCAAGGAAGTCTTTGCTGTGCCGGGCAATATAAATTCTATAAACTCCAAGGGTTGCAATAAATTAATAAGAGATGGAGCGAGCATCTACACATCTTGTGAAGATCTCTTGGAAGCTCTGCCCTTTAAAAACAAAAATAAAGTCAATAAGGAAAAAGTAAGTCTGGACATGGACCAGACTCTGGTCTATGATTTAATATCCAAGGGCATATCCAAGTTTGACGATATCTTGGAAAAAACAAAATATCCTACAAAAAGACTAAACGAAATAATTACAATATTGGAAATGGAAGACTTGATTTATGCTTCTTCCTTTAATGAATACGAAATAGTTAGATAG
- a CDS encoding YraN family protein: protein MRNKKNLGDLGEELAAKFLEEKGYQILYRNFLGRGFELDIIAKKNDLICICEVKTRKSYSYGRAIEAIDTYKINSIIYGSQVFLNKFNLYNFQIRYDVIEVYPIEKKINHIENAFDLG from the coding sequence ATGAGAAATAAGAAAAATCTGGGGGACTTAGGAGAGGAACTTGCTGCAAAATTTTTAGAAGAAAAAGGATACCAAATCCTTTATAGAAATTTTCTTGGAAGGGGTTTTGAGCTCGACATAATCGCCAAAAAGAATGACTTGATTTGTATATGCGAGGTCAAGACCAGAAAATCTTACAGCTATGGCAGAGCCATAGAAGCTATTGATACCTATAAAATAAATTCCATAATCTATGGAAGTCAAGTTTTTCTAAATAAATTTAACCTCTATAATTTTCAAATAAGATATGATGTCATAGAGGTCTATCCCATCGAGAAAAAGATAAATCATATAGAAAATGCGTTTGATCTGGGGTGA